From the genome of Pseudomonas hamedanensis:
CGAGGTTAGCATCGTCGACGAACAGAAACATCCGCAGCACGCCGACCCGTTTCATGTCCGACGACGCCGCTTCAACCAGGCGCTGCCCCACGCCCTGGCTGCGATAGCGCGAACTGACGGCCAGATGATTGATCGTGCCGCGGCTGCCAAGCATGCCACCAAGCACCGCGCCGACGATCTCGCCGGTCACGTCGAAGGCGAGGTAAGCCGTGGTGGTTTTCTGGATCAGTACGCCGCGCAGGCATTTGGCGTCCTGCCATTCGCAGAACGACACTTCGTCGAACTGCCGGAAGAAACGCTCCATGCGCTGTGCATCCTTGGCCGTGGCGCGGCGCAGCACCACCGGCGTCGAGCATTCGACGCCGTCGATTGGGGTGATCTGATTAGCGAACAATGTCGAAAGCGGTCCCGGGCCGCGAGAAAGAAATTGCCAGAATCTGCCGGTACGCCATGGCATGGGTATGGGTGTTGCGCGCAGCGGTCACATAGTGGCGCATGTCACGGTCGAGGAAGTAGGTGGTATCGAGAATTTCCTCGTACGTAGTCGCCGCCAGTTGATGCTCGTGGATGTCGTACAAACGACTCTCCGCGCC
Proteins encoded in this window:
- a CDS encoding GNAT family N-acetyltransferase: MERFFRQFDEVSFCEWQDAKCLRGVLIQKTTTAYLAFDVTGEIVGAVLGGMLGSRGTINHLAVSSRYRSQGVGQRLVEAASSDMKRVGVLRMFLFVDDANLAGKRFWTAQGFCEPHGERTFERDL